Proteins co-encoded in one uncultured Draconibacterium sp. genomic window:
- a CDS encoding ABC transporter ATP-binding protein — protein MNKQILNINNLTIGYGKGKKAKVVHEALNAQMFAGELVCLLGENGTGKSTLIRTLCGFQPALGGEATMLGKTLLNLPEKELAKMAAVVLTDRVVVPNATVEELVGLGRSPYSGTFGILNDHDKKVVHESIEKCGILHKKKERLSNMSDGEKQKAFIAKALAQDTPVVILDEPTAFLDMPARVEIIQLLRQIASSLGKSVLMSTHDLDLALQMADRLWLLASDKPLLAGSPEDLLLKNEFQSIFEHRGIEFDNRTGLFRIGYDYKILLPVQGHGFEYVLLRRAFARKGIKTKPKNDGDVNWLEIRKNGTTSFVYYKNGECIVNESCIEKLISILISQHSILEV, from the coding sequence TTGAATAAACAAATACTAAATATCAACAATCTCACCATCGGCTATGGTAAAGGCAAAAAAGCAAAAGTGGTACACGAAGCTTTAAATGCGCAAATGTTTGCCGGCGAACTGGTTTGTTTGTTGGGCGAAAATGGCACAGGAAAGAGTACGCTTATCCGCACACTTTGTGGTTTTCAGCCTGCGCTTGGAGGAGAAGCTACAATGCTGGGAAAAACGCTATTGAACCTTCCCGAAAAAGAATTGGCAAAAATGGCTGCCGTTGTACTAACAGATCGTGTTGTTGTGCCCAATGCTACTGTTGAAGAATTGGTTGGTTTGGGAAGAAGTCCTTATTCAGGAACGTTTGGTATTTTAAACGACCACGATAAAAAAGTGGTTCACGAGTCCATTGAAAAATGTGGTATCCTGCATAAAAAGAAAGAGCGCCTTTCGAATATGAGCGATGGTGAAAAACAAAAGGCCTTTATTGCTAAAGCGCTGGCACAAGATACACCTGTAGTTATACTCGACGAGCCAACCGCATTTCTTGATATGCCTGCGCGTGTTGAGATTATCCAGCTTTTACGCCAGATTGCAAGTTCATTGGGCAAATCGGTTTTAATGTCGACTCACGATTTGGATTTAGCCTTGCAAATGGCCGACCGTTTGTGGCTACTGGCATCCGACAAACCATTGTTAGCAGGTAGTCCCGAAGATTTATTACTAAAAAACGAATTCCAATCTATTTTCGAGCATCGCGGAATTGAATTCGATAACCGTACCGGTTTGTTTCGTATTGGGTACGATTATAAAATCTTACTGCCTGTGCAGGGGCATGGTTTTGAATATGTATTGTTACGTCGTGCCTTTGCCCGAAAAGGGATTAAAACCAAGCCTAAAAACGACGGGGATGTAAATTGGCTGGAAATAAGAAAAAATGGCACAACCTCGTTTGTGTATTATAAAAACGGAGAGTGTATTGTAAACGAAAGTTGCATTGAAAAATTAATCTCGATACTCATTTCTCAACATTCAATACTCGAAGTATGA
- a CDS encoding ABC transporter substrate-binding protein: MQRFSVLFLIIFSLFMFACGNKPQKKATKENATTTKAVALSHAKLFKIEKAKDVTKLSIQQPGENGVFDTFNLVKEKTERKDGQTIQVPCKRIICLSSTQLSYFFAMEEIDDIVAINSSRYLLHQGMKARVESGEVKRIGKEGNFNLEMVAALDPDVIFVSPFKVGGFDVLRNLGIPLVPMAAYDEETPLGRAEWVKMLALFVGQEEKADSIFQGIETRYSELTELTKNVKKRPTVFSGKMRSGSWYVPGGNSFYAHYFRDAGADYIIKDDVQGAYPVDFETIYSKASGSDFWRIINPEKIGLTLKDLAEQDPRYVDFKAFKEKNVLLCNIREKPYYEQAGMKPDVLLAEYIHYFHPELLPGYKPYFYERLK; this comes from the coding sequence ATGCAACGATTTTCAGTTTTATTCCTAATTATCTTTAGCCTTTTCATGTTCGCCTGTGGAAATAAACCACAAAAGAAAGCTACAAAAGAGAACGCAACAACAACGAAAGCGGTGGCGCTTTCTCACGCTAAACTTTTTAAAATCGAAAAGGCAAAAGATGTAACTAAGCTTAGTATTCAGCAACCGGGAGAAAATGGTGTTTTCGACACATTTAACCTGGTAAAAGAAAAGACGGAAAGAAAAGACGGACAAACCATTCAGGTGCCTTGCAAAAGGATAATATGTTTGTCGAGCACGCAGTTGAGCTATTTCTTTGCAATGGAAGAAATTGATGATATTGTTGCCATAAATAGTAGCCGCTACTTACTTCACCAAGGAATGAAAGCACGTGTTGAATCCGGCGAAGTGAAACGAATTGGCAAAGAAGGTAATTTTAACCTGGAAATGGTTGCCGCTCTTGATCCCGATGTAATTTTCGTATCGCCTTTTAAAGTAGGAGGTTTCGATGTGCTGCGTAATCTCGGAATTCCACTGGTGCCCATGGCCGCTTACGATGAAGAAACTCCTTTGGGGCGTGCCGAGTGGGTAAAAATGCTTGCATTGTTTGTCGGGCAGGAAGAAAAAGCGGATTCTATCTTCCAGGGAATTGAAACGCGTTACAGTGAATTGACAGAACTAACCAAAAATGTAAAAAAACGACCAACTGTGTTTTCCGGGAAAATGCGTTCGGGAAGTTGGTATGTGCCCGGTGGTAATAGTTTTTATGCTCACTACTTCCGTGATGCAGGTGCTGATTATATTATAAAAGACGATGTACAGGGAGCTTATCCTGTAGATTTTGAAACCATATACAGTAAAGCTTCCGGAAGTGATTTCTGGCGGATTATCAATCCCGAAAAGATAGGATTAACCCTAAAGGATTTGGCTGAGCAGGATCCACGTTATGTCGATTTTAAGGCTTTTAAGGAAAAAAATGTGTTGCTTTGCAACATTCGCGAAAAGCCATATTACGAGCAGGCTGGTATGAAACCCGATGTTTTACTGGCAGAGTATATTCATTATTTCCATCCTGAATTATTACCAGGCTATAAACCATATTTTTACGAACGTTTAAAATGA
- a CDS encoding alpha/beta hydrolase family protein, with amino-acid sequence MKRTLFLKAIMLLVVITGLVLQTNAARVQHLTTHSPSMDKDIEAVVITPEGYSENNSYPVLYLLHGYSGNQNDWINSVPEIKNYADLYQFIVVCPDGAFSSWYFDSPIDENIKYETYVAHELVDWVDDSFSTIASREGRGITGLSMGGHGALYLAFRNQDVYGAAGSMSGGVDIRPFPNNWDLSKRLGTYAENKENWEENSVINLVYKLTPGSLQISIDCGVSDFFYGVNCDLHEKLLDRNIPHDFTTRPGGHTWEYWENSIAFQSVFFHHFFEKAKEK; translated from the coding sequence ATGAAAAGAACACTTTTTCTTAAAGCAATCATGTTACTGGTTGTGATTACCGGCCTGGTGCTACAAACTAATGCAGCCAGAGTTCAACACTTAACTACTCACAGTCCGTCAATGGATAAAGACATAGAGGCAGTTGTTATTACGCCGGAAGGTTATTCTGAAAACAATTCATATCCGGTTCTTTATCTGCTACACGGTTATAGTGGCAATCAAAACGATTGGATAAACAGCGTGCCCGAAATTAAAAACTATGCCGATTTGTATCAGTTTATTGTCGTTTGCCCTGATGGCGCTTTTTCGAGCTGGTATTTTGATAGCCCTATTGATGAAAACATAAAATACGAAACCTATGTTGCGCATGAATTGGTTGACTGGGTAGACGACTCCTTTAGCACCATTGCATCGCGCGAAGGACGAGGCATTACCGGATTAAGCATGGGAGGACACGGCGCTTTGTATCTTGCATTCAGAAACCAGGATGTTTATGGCGCAGCAGGAAGCATGAGTGGCGGTGTTGATATTCGTCCGTTCCCCAATAACTGGGACCTTTCGAAAAGACTTGGCACTTATGCGGAAAATAAAGAGAATTGGGAAGAAAACAGCGTTATTAATCTCGTTTATAAGCTAACGCCCGGGTCGCTTCAAATATCAATTGATTGTGGCGTAAGCGATTTCTTTTACGGCGTTAATTGCGACTTGCATGAGAAACTTCTCGACCGAAATATTCCACATGATTTCACCACAAGACCCGGTGGACATACCTGGGAATATTGGGAAAATTCAATTGCTTTTCAAAGCGTATTCTTTCATCACTTTTTTGAGAAGGCGAAGGAAAAATAA
- a CDS encoding PepSY domain-containing protein: protein MKRLKNLAIQLHKITGSVLSLLFLVWFISGIVMIFDGFPHASRKERFDHLATFSKNQFKQLAPPASNWSGTVNLELCNGEPIYRVITGRKAQKTFDARTLKPLENFSEQYASKLATSFLESPVKKVKLQNDLDQWVPWSYYKPLLPFYKCYMNDSAHSVLYISEKTGEIVQQTNRKERWTARCGAIPHWLYFKQIRLQKGLWLNLMLMLSGIGIVASFSGLIVGLIRKKKNNGFTPYKKTLYKWHHITGFVFGVFVFTFVLSGFFSLVDVPDWLVFISTKNEKKISWGQKIDLEKEPAIYPFKIYEALEEKEGIRKISWENMHGTPAYFVYYDNYQIPETYQLIGDSIQKHSQYSISEIREIAKSYLGETTFSITQQEKYDNYYSGSAMFYWPEPVYKLVANDVAETWIYINPATAEQVKRYTKNSRLRRWLYQGLHKFNFQFLKEEAEWFRKLLLVITSLGGIAVSITGVWLSKKWLHKTVLKTKKRLKK, encoded by the coding sequence ATGAAGCGGTTAAAAAATCTCGCAATTCAACTGCATAAAATAACAGGTTCAGTATTGAGCCTGTTATTTTTGGTTTGGTTCATCTCCGGTATTGTAATGATTTTTGATGGATTTCCACATGCTAGTCGTAAGGAACGTTTCGACCATTTGGCTACTTTCTCCAAAAATCAGTTTAAACAATTGGCTCCACCTGCAAGTAACTGGAGCGGGACAGTAAACCTCGAACTTTGTAATGGAGAGCCTATTTACCGCGTAATTACGGGGCGGAAAGCACAAAAAACGTTTGATGCCAGAACCTTAAAGCCGCTTGAAAATTTTTCGGAACAATACGCCAGTAAATTAGCAACTTCATTTCTGGAAAGCCCGGTGAAAAAGGTTAAACTACAAAACGATCTCGATCAATGGGTTCCGTGGAGTTATTACAAACCACTATTGCCTTTTTACAAATGCTACATGAACGACTCCGCACATAGCGTTCTCTATATTTCAGAAAAAACAGGCGAAATTGTTCAGCAAACCAACAGAAAAGAACGCTGGACTGCACGTTGTGGTGCTATTCCTCATTGGCTTTATTTTAAACAAATTCGCTTACAAAAAGGCTTGTGGCTTAATTTGATGCTTATGCTATCGGGAATTGGCATTGTGGCTAGTTTTTCCGGATTAATTGTAGGATTAATAAGAAAAAAGAAAAACAATGGATTTACACCTTACAAAAAAACATTGTATAAGTGGCACCACATTACCGGTTTTGTTTTTGGGGTGTTTGTTTTTACGTTTGTTTTAAGTGGTTTCTTTTCGTTGGTAGATGTGCCCGACTGGCTGGTTTTTATTTCAACAAAAAACGAAAAAAAAATAAGCTGGGGGCAGAAAATTGATTTGGAAAAAGAACCTGCAATCTATCCTTTTAAAATCTACGAAGCTCTTGAGGAAAAAGAAGGTATTCGAAAAATAAGCTGGGAAAATATGCATGGAACTCCTGCTTATTTTGTGTATTACGATAATTATCAAATCCCTGAAACGTATCAGCTAATAGGAGATTCAATACAGAAACACAGTCAATACTCAATTTCTGAAATTAGAGAAATAGCAAAAAGTTATTTGGGAGAAACTACTTTTTCTATTACTCAGCAAGAGAAATATGATAACTATTATAGCGGATCTGCTATGTTTTACTGGCCAGAACCTGTTTATAAACTAGTGGCTAATGATGTTGCTGAAACCTGGATTTATATTAATCCTGCTACAGCAGAACAGGTAAAACGTTATACAAAGAATTCTCGTTTGAGGCGTTGGCTCTACCAGGGCTTACATAAGTTTAATTTTCAGTTTTTAAAAGAAGAAGCCGAATGGTTTCGCAAACTATTGCTGGTTATTACCTCGCTGGGGGGGATTGCGGTAAGCATTACAGGTGTTTGGCTCAGCAAAAAATGGCTCCACAAAACGGTTCTGAAAACTAAAAAACGATTAAAGAAATGA
- a CDS encoding TonB-dependent receptor, with protein MQKILLAVVVLLFSAVFANAQNVVLKGVVTQKNNQQPLPGANVYFSGTTTGTATNNKGEFQIKRLVPGTYDLVISFSGFKRIKKTITLKAGENAMNFEMEESNNNLGEVVVTGTGTRHHLKTAPVPTELISKKAIMSTGASDFNELMSNISPSFDFSPGTMGSFMTINGLSNDFILVLVDGKRMYGDVGGHTDLNRINPDDIERIEVLKGAASLLYGSDAIAGVINIITKKSKQTLNITNTTRVRKYATIQQSNTVDLNLGKFSWNGSFNRKSSDGWQNSAYELDEDKLVETEAMTQNKYKDHTFSHVLTFRATDKLEFYAGNSVYEKDVFRPESVGKYGYYYDDKAFDAGAKFLINKKDFISLDYNYDKFRYYYKYNQESGDYVNGDKSINNDQRMNNTRLKYVNTISENNILTVGVDYLQEKMVSEDRLVGGEAEANTVALYAQDEITFFKNLDVVAGVRAVKHKEFGSAFTPKVSLLYKLSNFNFRGTYGHGFKAPTLKELYYAYEKRGTLYMGNEDLDPQKSRFYSAGIEYNNKFLSASITGYVNNVEDLISYQTVNLQDGDTDNGIKKRRQHYNVEDSRSEGFDILVNAKLGAGFTLGGGYSYVDATDETNNERLEGVAKNYGNVRFSYNHSWKGYKLNANIIGRFQDDKFYDDDDAKGYDIWKLTTNHRFANIGVFILEAQLGIDNIFDYVDDSPYGSHYGTINPGRTFFAGLTINFAQ; from the coding sequence ATGCAAAAGATTCTTTTAGCAGTTGTAGTACTGCTTTTTTCGGCAGTTTTTGCCAATGCGCAAAACGTTGTACTCAAAGGTGTGGTAACTCAAAAAAACAACCAACAACCTTTGCCTGGTGCCAACGTTTATTTTTCTGGTACAACAACAGGTACCGCAACCAACAACAAAGGCGAGTTCCAGATTAAGCGTCTTGTTCCCGGTACTTACGATTTGGTAATTTCCTTTTCAGGTTTTAAACGCATTAAGAAAACCATTACACTTAAAGCGGGTGAAAATGCCATGAATTTTGAAATGGAAGAGTCGAACAACAACCTTGGCGAAGTTGTGGTAACAGGTACGGGTACCCGCCATCATCTGAAAACAGCTCCTGTTCCAACCGAGCTGATAAGTAAAAAAGCAATTATGAGCACCGGTGCTTCTGACTTTAACGAATTGATGTCGAATATCAGTCCTTCTTTCGATTTCTCTCCGGGAACTATGGGCTCGTTTATGACCATTAATGGTTTAAGTAACGATTTCATTCTGGTTTTAGTTGATGGCAAACGCATGTATGGAGACGTTGGCGGTCATACCGACCTAAACCGTATTAATCCTGACGACATTGAACGTATTGAAGTGCTGAAAGGTGCAGCTTCTTTGCTTTATGGTTCAGATGCAATTGCTGGTGTGATAAATATTATTACCAAAAAATCGAAACAGACATTGAATATTACCAACACAACACGTGTTCGGAAATATGCAACAATTCAACAAAGCAACACAGTTGATTTAAATTTGGGCAAATTTTCGTGGAACGGAAGTTTTAACCGCAAAAGCAGTGATGGTTGGCAAAATAGTGCATACGAACTCGATGAAGATAAATTGGTTGAAACCGAGGCTATGACACAGAATAAATACAAAGACCATACATTTAGCCATGTTTTAACATTCCGTGCTACCGATAAATTGGAATTTTATGCCGGAAATTCGGTTTACGAGAAAGATGTTTTCAGACCTGAATCTGTTGGAAAATATGGTTATTACTACGATGATAAAGCTTTTGATGCTGGTGCTAAATTCTTAATAAACAAAAAAGATTTTATCTCTCTGGATTACAACTACGACAAATTCCGTTATTATTATAAATACAATCAAGAATCAGGTGATTATGTAAATGGCGATAAGTCGATTAACAACGACCAGCGTATGAATAATACGCGATTGAAGTATGTAAATACAATTTCTGAAAATAATATATTAACCGTTGGTGTCGATTATCTTCAGGAAAAAATGGTATCGGAAGACCGTTTGGTTGGTGGCGAAGCTGAAGCTAATACGGTTGCTTTGTATGCTCAGGATGAAATAACATTTTTTAAAAATTTAGATGTTGTTGCAGGAGTAAGAGCGGTGAAGCATAAGGAGTTTGGTAGTGCTTTCACTCCTAAAGTTTCGTTATTATATAAATTAAGCAATTTTAATTTCCGTGGAACATACGGACATGGTTTTAAGGCTCCAACATTGAAAGAATTATACTACGCATATGAAAAGCGTGGTACTTTGTACATGGGTAATGAAGATCTTGATCCGCAAAAATCACGTTTTTATTCGGCCGGAATCGAGTATAATAATAAATTTTTATCGGCAAGTATTACAGGGTATGTAAACAATGTTGAGGACTTAATTTCATATCAAACTGTTAATTTGCAAGATGGCGATACTGATAATGGAATTAAGAAGCGTCGACAACACTACAATGTTGAAGATTCACGTTCGGAGGGTTTCGATATTCTTGTAAATGCAAAATTGGGAGCCGGCTTCACGCTTGGAGGAGGCTATAGTTATGTTGATGCCACTGACGAAACCAACAACGAGCGTTTGGAAGGTGTGGCTAAAAACTATGGAAATGTGCGTTTCTCGTACAATCACTCATGGAAAGGATATAAGTTGAATGCCAATATTATTGGACGTTTTCAGGACGATAAATTTTATGACGATGACGACGCAAAAGGCTACGACATTTGGAAGCTTACAACCAACCATCGCTTTGCAAATATTGGTGTGTTTATTTTGGAAGCTCAGCTGGGCATCGACAATATTTTCGATTATGTTGACGATAGTCCTTATGGTTCGCACTATGGAACAATTAACCCTGGGCGTACTTTCTTTGCAGGTTTAACAATTAATTTTGCACAATAA
- a CDS encoding nitrilase-related carbon-nitrogen hydrolase, with amino-acid sequence MKLSAVSSKSEIGNVQQNLSITKDWIVKLDKQGADFILFPELNLSGYTKNIEILDNVLAHKEVVFRELLKLAEQVNAAFAVGFPEKVESRYYISHFLFHKGKLIGIHRKTHLGATEKETFNEGDEINIFEVGELKIGLQLCFETHFPEISYAQVKQGANVLAMAFASPREEAVTKLERFKRFLPARAYDNACFVVACNLDSETENLIKIPPVALVLNAKGEVLKETTQNSCISEIGLEQIEKIHQSRMGNFNKSKRASLFQKYYEENELNGGRKQ; translated from the coding sequence ATGAAATTGTCAGCGGTAAGTTCAAAAAGTGAAATTGGTAATGTTCAGCAGAACCTGTCCATAACCAAAGACTGGATCGTAAAGCTGGATAAGCAAGGAGCTGATTTTATTCTTTTCCCTGAATTGAACTTATCAGGCTACACAAAAAATATTGAAATTTTAGATAATGTTCTGGCTCATAAAGAAGTTGTTTTTCGGGAGCTTTTGAAATTAGCAGAACAAGTAAATGCTGCATTTGCAGTAGGCTTTCCGGAAAAAGTGGAATCAAGATATTACATTTCTCATTTTCTTTTTCATAAAGGAAAACTTATAGGTATACACAGAAAAACACACCTTGGGGCAACCGAAAAGGAAACATTTAACGAAGGCGATGAAATAAATATTTTTGAAGTAGGTGAGTTGAAAATCGGCCTTCAGCTTTGTTTCGAAACGCATTTCCCCGAAATAAGCTATGCGCAAGTAAAACAAGGCGCAAATGTGTTGGCAATGGCTTTTGCCTCTCCAAGAGAAGAAGCTGTAACAAAACTTGAACGATTTAAACGCTTTTTACCTGCTCGGGCCTACGATAATGCTTGTTTTGTGGTGGCATGTAATCTTGATTCTGAAACAGAAAATTTGATAAAGATTCCTCCTGTTGCACTTGTACTTAATGCAAAAGGAGAAGTTTTGAAAGAAACAACCCAGAATAGTTGTATATCAGAAATTGGGCTTGAGCAAATAGAAAAAATCCACCAATCGCGTATGGGCAACTTTAATAAAAGCAAACGCGCGAGTCTTTTTCAAAAATATTACGAGGAAAATGAATTGAATGGAGGGAGGAAACAATGA
- a CDS encoding aminotransferase class I/II-fold pyridoxal phosphate-dependent enzyme produces the protein MIYGHGDDHYKYDNISINFSSNVCPGGMNLGLKSYLINCLEDSCSYPEPRAKELEQLIEWENQLPQGSVLATNGAVEAFYLIAAWKKNCRSLVYIPAFSEYEDACRTNKHLLEFRSNTEVSTTLNYTQEVVWLCNPNNPDGKVFNRDFLQNVILQNKNTLFVIDEAYIDFIEEDISLINVITKCKNLIITRSLTKRYAIPGLRIGYVVADPEIISELEKNIIPWRINLLAQKAGLYCLSGEYKDDFNLPVLIEESKRLQNEIGKVNGFLVQQSNTTFFLVKTSCKASELKEELAQKYGILIRDASNFRGLSDYHFRISSQSSSENDKLLKALNNIVSKDESTRKFKYTSHA, from the coding sequence ATGATTTACGGACACGGAGACGACCATTATAAATACGACAATATCAGCATTAATTTTAGCTCGAATGTATGTCCCGGAGGAATGAATTTGGGCTTAAAAAGTTATTTAATTAATTGTTTAGAAGATAGTTGCTCGTACCCCGAGCCAAGGGCTAAAGAATTGGAACAATTAATTGAATGGGAAAACCAACTACCGCAAGGAAGTGTATTGGCTACCAATGGTGCTGTTGAGGCTTTCTATTTAATTGCTGCGTGGAAAAAGAATTGCCGGTCGCTTGTTTATATTCCGGCATTTTCGGAGTACGAGGATGCCTGCCGAACAAATAAGCATTTATTGGAATTCAGATCGAACACCGAAGTTTCAACTACGCTCAACTATACGCAGGAAGTAGTCTGGCTATGTAATCCAAATAATCCTGACGGAAAGGTATTTAACCGCGATTTCTTGCAGAATGTAATTCTCCAAAATAAAAATACGCTGTTTGTTATCGACGAGGCATATATCGATTTTATTGAAGAAGATATATCGCTGATAAACGTTATTACTAAGTGTAAAAATTTAATAATTACCCGTTCGCTCACTAAGCGCTATGCTATCCCCGGCTTGCGTATTGGTTATGTAGTTGCCGATCCCGAGATTATCAGCGAACTGGAAAAGAATATTATCCCGTGGCGCATAAATTTGCTGGCCCAAAAGGCCGGATTGTATTGTTTATCGGGAGAATATAAGGATGATTTTAACTTGCCGGTGTTAATTGAAGAATCAAAACGATTGCAGAATGAAATTGGGAAAGTCAATGGATTTTTAGTACAACAATCGAACACAACTTTTTTTCTGGTTAAAACTTCCTGCAAAGCATCCGAATTAAAAGAGGAACTTGCTCAGAAATATGGAATCTTAATTCGCGATGCCTCTAATTTCAGAGGGTTGAGCGATTATCATTTTCGGATTTCAAGCCAGTCTTCCTCTGAGAATGATAAATTATTGAAAGCTTTAAACAACATTGTTTCAAAAGATGAAAGCACTAGAAAATTTAAGTATACAAGCCACGCATAA
- a CDS encoding sirohydrochlorin cobaltochelatase, which yields MKQFVFVQILLISVMALNIQNTWAHNQTETKKGILLVTFGSSYPEAQHAFANIEEQVKAEFPEVEIRWAYTSKIIRKILSKRGEQINSPAEALAKMGEEGFTHVAVQSLHVIPGEEYENLALTVKAFNSMPKSVQVAKLGMPLLFLDADNQKLVNFLDAEFKDKIDQNGALVFMGHGTHHHSNIYYPGFQYYLSQKSDKFFLGTVEGYPELEQVISQLKTRGIKKVLLTPFMTVAGDHAQNDMAGSEDDSWKSVLEKEGFTVETILKGLAEYDEVVDIWVEHLKEVYEKL from the coding sequence ATGAAGCAATTTGTTTTTGTCCAAATTTTACTAATCTCTGTTATGGCACTAAATATCCAAAACACATGGGCTCACAACCAAACCGAAACGAAAAAAGGAATCCTGCTGGTAACATTCGGCTCTAGTTACCCCGAGGCACAACATGCCTTCGCCAATATCGAGGAGCAGGTAAAAGCTGAGTTTCCCGAAGTCGAAATACGCTGGGCTTATACCTCAAAAATTATCCGTAAAATTTTGAGTAAAAGGGGGGAGCAAATTAATTCTCCAGCCGAGGCTTTGGCAAAAATGGGCGAAGAAGGATTTACGCACGTGGCAGTACAATCGTTGCACGTTATTCCGGGCGAAGAGTATGAAAATCTTGCTTTAACTGTTAAAGCTTTCAACTCTATGCCTAAAAGTGTGCAGGTAGCAAAACTTGGTATGCCATTATTGTTTCTCGATGCCGATAACCAAAAACTAGTTAATTTTCTTGATGCCGAATTTAAAGACAAAATCGATCAAAACGGTGCGTTGGTTTTTATGGGGCATGGCACACACCATCATTCAAATATTTACTATCCGGGATTTCAATATTACTTAAGCCAGAAATCTGATAAGTTTTTTCTTGGAACAGTTGAGGGCTACCCTGAGTTGGAGCAGGTTATTTCGCAACTAAAAACCAGGGGAATAAAAAAGGTATTGCTAACTCCGTTTATGACGGTGGCAGGAGACCATGCTCAAAACGATATGGCTGGCAGCGAAGACGACAGTTGGAAATCGGTTCTGGAAAAAGAAGGATTTACAGTGGAAACGATTTTGAAAGGTTTGGCTGAATACGACGAAGTAGTTGATATTTGGGTGGAGCATTTAAAAGAGGTTTATGAAAAGTTGTGA
- a CDS encoding iron ABC transporter permease: MIDRIGRISIVIALATLLLVLLALLNLVLGSVKIPIGEVKNILIYGEGTNRIFENIILKTRLPQTIVSLGAGMALGVAGLLMQTLFRNPLAGPSVLGISSGSSLGVAFVMLFTGNILGFTFTSLGDWGYLAVILSSLIGAGGVLVLILFISHRIGGTLSVLIIGVMIGYLSSSLVSLLKFYSPEEDVHNYVIWGLGSFSRLASTRATMFGLITVIPSLVATLLSKSLNLLALGDRYAANLGLNIKRSRFLIISFAGFLTAIVTSFCGPIIFIGIAVPHLAKLLSKTSNHFYLILNAALLGAATALLCNLIARLPAMEQELPINSVTAFIGAPVVIWVIWKRRKENRLE, translated from the coding sequence ATGATTGATAGAATAGGCCGAATATCGATAGTAATTGCACTGGCAACTTTGTTGTTAGTGCTTCTTGCATTATTAAATTTGGTGTTGGGTTCCGTAAAAATCCCCATTGGCGAAGTAAAAAATATATTGATTTACGGCGAGGGCACCAATCGTATTTTCGAAAATATAATTCTGAAAACCCGTTTGCCGCAAACCATTGTTTCGCTGGGAGCAGGCATGGCACTGGGTGTGGCTGGTTTATTAATGCAGACTTTATTTCGTAATCCGCTGGCAGGCCCGTCGGTGTTGGGAATTTCATCGGGTTCGAGCCTGGGTGTTGCTTTTGTGATGCTGTTTACCGGAAACATATTGGGTTTCACCTTCACGAGCCTGGGGGATTGGGGTTACCTTGCTGTAATCCTTTCGTCGTTGATTGGTGCCGGTGGAGTTTTGGTGCTTATTCTGTTTATTTCGCATCGTATTGGAGGTACTTTAAGTGTGCTGATAATTGGCGTTATGATTGGGTATTTAAGTTCATCTCTGGTAAGTTTATTAAAGTTTTACAGTCCCGAAGAAGATGTACACAATTACGTAATATGGGGGCTCGGAAGTTTTAGTCGTTTGGCTTCTACACGTGCTACAATGTTTGGGTTAATTACAGTAATCCCCTCGCTGGTGGCAACTTTATTAAGCAAATCATTAAACTTGTTGGCACTGGGAGATCGTTATGCGGCCAATCTGGGGCTAAACATCAAACGTTCACGGTTTTTAATTATCTCCTTTGCAGGTTTTTTAACTGCTATTGTAACGTCGTTTTGCGGTCCGATTATTTTTATTGGTATTGCCGTGCCGCATCTGGCAAAGTTACTTTCAAAAACATCGAACCATTTTTATTTAATACTGAATGCCGCTTTGCTTGGTGCAGCAACTGCATTACTGTGTAATTTAATTGCCCGATTGCCGGCAATGGAACAAGAATTACCCATAAATTCGGTGACAGCTTTTATTGGTGCACCTGTGGTTATCTGGGTTATTTGGAAACGAAGGAAGGAAAATAGATTGGAATAA